Genomic window (Deltaproteobacteria bacterium):
GCGCGCGGATCGCCCCGGCGCGCGACGACACCTCGGGGTCGTCCGCGTTGACCACCGCTACGTCCCCTTCCCCCATGGAGCGGAAGATCGCCATCTTCGCCTCCGCGTACGCCGCGAAGCCGGCGTACCGGTCGCTGTGGTCCTCCGTGATGTTCAGCAGCGCGGCGACGGCCGGGCGGAACGCGTCGATCGACTCGAGCTGGAAGCTCGACACCTCCACCACCCCCCAGTCGAACGCCTCTCCCGCCGCCGCGATGAACGGCGTCCCCAGGTTCCCCCCCACGAACGCCCTCGGATACGCGCGGGCGGCCATCCTTCCCACGAGCGTCGTCACCGTGGATTTGCCGTTCGTGCCGGTGATCGCCGCGACCTTCCCCCGGAAGCGGCGGAACGCCAGCTCGATCTCCCCCCACACCGGCACGCCGGCCGCGGCGAGAGCCGGAAGCGGGAGCTTCTCCCGGGGGACGCCCGGCGAGAGAACGACGAGCGCCGTCCCCGGGACGTCCGCCGCCGACATCATCCCTTCGCGGAACGCGACCCCGCCGGGAATCGGTTCCCCCAGCGACCGTTCCACGGCGGCGAGCGGGCGGTCGTCCCACAGGGT
Coding sequences:
- the murD gene encoding UDP-N-acetylmuramoyl-L-alanine--D-glutamate ligase, with product MAELSGKSVAVAGAGRSGLLSARLLSAEGARVTLWDDRPLAAVERSLGEPIPGGVAFREGMMSAADVPGTALVVLSPGVPREKLPLPALAAAGVPVWGEIELAFRRFRGKVAAITGTNGKSTVTTLVGRMAARAYPRAFVGGNLGTPFIAAAGEAFDWGVVEVSSFQLESIDAFRPAVAALLNITEDHSDRYAGFAAYAEAKMAIFRSMGEGDVAVVNADDPEVSSRAGAIRARTVPFSVSRPLAEGAFLDGEELVHRSAAGEERYPRRALKIRGLQNVENALASICVARAMGIRPADVRTELAGFPGLPHRVEFVREVRGVSYYNDSKGTNVGAVLAALTGFPEPVVLIAGGKDKGV